A window of Macrotis lagotis isolate mMagLag1 chromosome X, bilby.v1.9.chrom.fasta, whole genome shotgun sequence contains these coding sequences:
- the LOC141502657 gene encoding activator of basal transcription 1-like — translation MAQNAGSERFDSSSPPAFQSASTSEASSEVAAAFGAGRKRVVPGIIYLGHIPPCFRPLHVRNLLSVHGEIGRVFFQPEDRLARRKKKISGGGRHRLGQDYSEGWVEFRDKRVAKLVVSSLHNTPMGTQRRSPFRYDLWNLKYLHRFKWSHLSERLAYERQVQQQRFRAEISQAKRETDFYLQSVEKSKHFLKKAEAALTASGEGSLVQENSWGFIQRPTELEIRKHKEIQASQGKEQAQAQIRQFTKKAQPNEPLLAKIFSSGA, via the exons ATGGCGCAGAACGCGGGCTCCGAGCGCTTTGATTCCAGTTCCCCTCCGGCCTTCCAGTCGGCGTCGACGTCGGAGGCATCTTCAGAGGTGGCAGCGGCATTCGGGGCGGGCCGGAAGCGAGTGGTGCCCGGCATCATCTACCTGGGCCACATTCCCCCGTGCTTCCGGCCCTTGCATGTGCGCAACCTGCTCAGCGTCCACGGCGAAATCGGCCGGGTCTTCTTCCAGCCCGAGG ATCGATTGGCCCGACGAAAGAAGAAAATCTCCGGGGGTGGTCGCCACCGCCTGGGGCAGGACTATAGCGAGGGCTGGGTGGAGTTCCGGGACAAGCGCGTGGCCAAGCTGGTGGTGAGCAGCCTGCATAACACGCCCATGGGCACACAGCGCCGAAGCCCCTTCCGCTATGACCTATGGAATCTGAAG taTTTGCACCGATTCAAATGGAGCCACCTGAGCGAGCGACTGGCTTATGAGCGGCAGGTCCAGCAGCAACGCTTTCGGGCAGAGATCTCTCAAGCCAAGCGGGAAACAGATTTTTATCTGCAGAGCGTGGAGAAGAGTAAACATTTCCTGAAGAAGGCAGAAGCTGCCTTGACTGCTTCTGGGGAAGGATCATTAGTCCAAGAGAACAGCTGGGGCTTCATCCAGCGCCCAACAGAGCTGGAGATCAGAAAGCACAAAGAGATTCAGGCCAGTCAGGGCAAGGAACAAGCACAAGCCCAGATACGCCAGTTTACCAAGAAGGCCCAGCCAAATGAGCCTTTGCTGGCCAAAATTTTCAGTTCTGGGGCCTGA